One genomic window of Cellulophaga sp. Hel_I_12 includes the following:
- a CDS encoding antibiotic biosynthesis monooxygenase gives MVTKPPYYAVIFTSIRTDADHGYAEMAQQMENLAQQQEGFLGLESAREAIGITVSYWESLDAIAQWKQNTDHLIAQQKGIKEWYKNYKVRICFVEREYDFNK, from the coding sequence ATGGTCACTAAACCACCTTATTACGCTGTAATTTTTACATCCATTAGAACTGATGCTGATCATGGCTATGCAGAAATGGCGCAACAAATGGAAAATTTAGCCCAACAACAAGAGGGGTTTTTAGGTTTAGAAAGCGCACGTGAAGCAATAGGAATCACCGTAAGTTATTGGGAAAGTCTAGATGCGATTGCTCAATGGAAACAAAACACGGATCATTTAATAGCACAGCAAAAAGGCATTAAAGAGTGGTACAAAAACTATAAAGTTCGCATTTGTTTCGTAGAACGGGAATACGATTTTAATAAATAA
- a CDS encoding CvpA family protein, with the protein MNFLDIILGLPLVFGLYRGFKNGLFVELASLIALIAGIYGAIHFSYLTGEYLAQHMQWDEKYMNIASFVITFIIIVVVVNLLGKLFTKIADFAMLGVLNKIAGSIFGALKVAVMLGAILIFFDSVNQTTSLIKEDTKTDSILYEPIKEIGAFIFEKVLIFDTDPYIK; encoded by the coding sequence ATGAATTTTTTAGACATTATTTTAGGTTTGCCCCTAGTTTTTGGACTTTATAGAGGCTTTAAAAATGGATTGTTTGTAGAACTTGCCTCCCTTATTGCATTAATTGCAGGTATTTATGGCGCTATTCATTTCTCATATCTCACAGGAGAATATTTAGCACAGCATATGCAATGGGATGAAAAATATATGAACATTGCCTCGTTTGTCATCACTTTTATCATCATTGTAGTTGTTGTCAACTTATTAGGAAAACTGTTTACTAAAATTGCCGATTTTGCTATGTTAGGGGTATTAAATAAAATTGCAGGTAGTATTTTTGGTGCCTTAAAAGTAGCCGTAATGTTAGGTGCTATTTTAATTTTTTTTGATAGTGTAAACCAAACCACAAGCTTGATTAAAGAGGATACTAAAACCGATTCGATACTTTACGAACCTATTAAAGAAATTGGTGCTTTTATATTTGAAAAGGTATTAATTTTTGATACGGATCCCTATATAAAATAA